The Calditrichota bacterium genome has a window encoding:
- a CDS encoding SO_0444 family Cu/Zn efflux transporter encodes MLTEYLRETWVLYLEMAPYLLLGFMLAGILHALVPRKAVGRHLGGENLISSFKAAVLGVPMPLCSCGVIPTGVGLRKRGASRAATVSFLISTPQTGVDSILVTYGFFGWALAIFRPIAAFISGVLGGLAVMLVKPGAREEEWMKHHLHSEDALAEADAKRPMREKLKDAYHFAFKELLGDIAFWLVVGILVAGVISTAVPDDFFAGKLGGGIGAMLLMMLFGLPLYVCSTASVPIAAVLMTKGISAGAAFVFLMVGPATNAATMLVIARALGSKVLAVYLTAIAGFALLFGLGLDFLLANTPLTVNLPAQLHDHGAKWWQLAATAVLTYYVLRHFFFKLKRRFGAAPVTMSDKLQLNIEGMNCSHCVKNVKDSLEKVSGVSGVEVNLDNGTAVVDGDKLDRATLTAAVEGAGYKVKG; translated from the coding sequence CGCTCGTGCCGCGCAAGGCCGTCGGCCGGCATCTGGGCGGGGAGAATCTGATCTCGTCGTTCAAGGCCGCCGTGCTCGGTGTGCCGATGCCGCTCTGTTCGTGCGGTGTGATTCCGACAGGTGTTGGCCTGCGCAAGCGCGGAGCTTCGCGTGCGGCGACGGTGTCGTTTTTGATTTCTACTCCGCAGACCGGAGTTGATTCGATACTTGTGACCTACGGATTTTTCGGTTGGGCGCTGGCGATTTTTCGTCCGATTGCGGCATTCATCAGCGGCGTGCTCGGGGGACTCGCGGTGATGCTCGTCAAACCCGGCGCGCGCGAAGAAGAGTGGATGAAACATCATTTGCACTCCGAAGATGCGCTGGCCGAAGCCGATGCGAAGCGGCCAATGCGCGAAAAACTCAAAGATGCGTATCACTTCGCCTTCAAGGAACTGTTGGGCGATATTGCGTTCTGGCTCGTCGTGGGAATTTTGGTGGCGGGAGTTATTTCGACTGCGGTGCCCGATGATTTCTTCGCGGGAAAACTGGGCGGCGGCATCGGTGCGATGCTCTTGATGATGCTGTTCGGCTTGCCGCTCTATGTTTGCTCGACGGCCTCGGTGCCGATTGCGGCCGTGCTGATGACGAAAGGGATTTCGGCGGGCGCGGCGTTTGTGTTTTTGATGGTGGGACCCGCGACGAATGCCGCGACGATGCTCGTGATTGCGCGCGCGCTGGGTTCAAAAGTGCTCGCGGTTTATCTGACGGCGATTGCGGGCTTCGCGTTGCTGTTCGGGCTGGGGCTTGATTTTCTTTTGGCAAATACTCCACTCACCGTGAACCTCCCCGCGCAATTGCACGACCACGGCGCTAAGTGGTGGCAGCTGGCGGCGACGGCGGTGCTGACTTACTATGTGTTACGACATTTCTTCTTCAAACTTAAACGGCGGTTCGGAGCCGCGCCTGTGACTATGAGTGACAAACTGCAATTGAATATCGAGGGCATGAACTGCTCGCACTGTGTGAAGAACGTCAAGGATTCGCTGGAGAAAGTCTCCGGAGTGAGCGGCGTGGAAGTGAATCTGGACAACGGCACCGCTGTGGTCGACGGAGATAAACTGGATCGCGCGACGTTGACTGCGGCTGTGGAAGGCGCGGGGTATAAGGTCAAAGGATGA
- the alr gene encoding alanine racemase, with product MPVARIDLTALAQNFSALAARVAPKQVLAVVKWDAYGHGLLECTKVLNDAGAWGFGVSSPADGVKLRKAGITKPILVMTDWVGKPEKQFTDYDLSFAATSWYKVEYLEALSKKTGKAISTHLKFDTGLGRVGIHHKKNVETLAEIAKLKHLKLDAIYSHLAYGGTHDRERGLAQIQIFNEIIRNAKTAGLNPAVTHLANSAAALALPEVPGDLVRTGIALYGQPPSPTVADMLPLKSVMTLCGSITNVRRIKRGHGFPSPHFWKAHYDGWGIETDVGFETGYPRTMVGAASVLYRGKHVPLVGVMSRTNSYAFVTGEKPKIGEEVVYWGNQGDETIYLYELAPFIDALPYELTTWLNPKVPRSYSHPVLRGG from the coding sequence GTGCCCGTCGCCCGCATAGACCTAACCGCCCTCGCGCAGAACTTTTCCGCGCTCGCTGCTCGCGTTGCGCCCAAGCAAGTGCTTGCGGTCGTGAAGTGGGATGCTTACGGACACGGCTTGCTCGAGTGTACCAAAGTTTTGAATGACGCGGGTGCGTGGGGCTTTGGAGTGAGTTCTCCTGCCGACGGAGTGAAATTGCGCAAGGCTGGAATCACCAAGCCTATTCTGGTGATGACCGACTGGGTTGGCAAACCGGAAAAGCAATTCACGGATTACGATCTCTCGTTCGCCGCGACGTCGTGGTACAAAGTCGAGTATCTCGAAGCGCTCTCGAAAAAAACCGGCAAAGCAATTTCTACTCACCTGAAATTCGACACGGGCTTGGGCAGAGTCGGCATTCACCACAAGAAAAATGTCGAGACACTTGCCGAAATCGCCAAGCTAAAACACTTAAAGCTCGATGCCATCTACTCGCATCTGGCCTATGGCGGGACGCACGACCGCGAACGAGGTCTTGCACAAATTCAAATCTTCAACGAGATCATAAGAAATGCAAAAACCGCCGGACTCAATCCGGCGGTGACACATCTCGCAAATTCTGCCGCGGCGTTAGCATTGCCTGAAGTTCCGGGCGATCTCGTGAGAACCGGCATCGCGCTCTATGGACAGCCACCATCTCCAACGGTCGCGGATATGCTCCCTTTGAAATCCGTGATGACGTTATGTGGAAGCATCACCAATGTTCGCCGCATCAAACGCGGTCATGGATTTCCGTCTCCGCATTTTTGGAAGGCGCACTACGACGGCTGGGGCATCGAAACCGATGTGGGTTTTGAAACCGGCTATCCACGCACGATGGTTGGCGCAGCGAGTGTTCTCTATCGCGGAAAGCATGTGCCGTTAGTAGGCGTGATGTCGCGCACAAATTCGTACGCCTTCGTCACCGGAGAAAAACCCAAGATCGGTGAAGAAGTGGTCTATTGGGGAAATCAAGGAGATGAAACAATCTATCTCTACGAACTTGCCCCCTTCATCGACGCGCTTCCCTATGAACTGACAACGTGGCTAAATCCCAAAGTTCCGCGCTCCTATTCCCACCCGGTCCTCCGGGGGGGCTAA